From Magnolia sinica isolate HGM2019 chromosome 13, MsV1, whole genome shotgun sequence, one genomic window encodes:
- the LOC131222464 gene encoding FT-interacting protein 1-like yields the protein MKLVVEVVDAHDLMPKDGEGSSSPFVEVDFDNQRSRTKTVHKNLNPTWNQTLSFRLDDPKSLNNRTIEVCIYNERRTFPTRNFLGKVRIHGSNIVREGEEVLQRFPLEKKWFFSSVKGEIGLKIHISTKPISALPPVSDNSTAAATDIVTNTTTISANKTAATAVDNNSTDTGVVADATTATAAPALPDTTTASAAPAVADTLTSVAAADKTTASTPPKEAVKIKEPVEVKIETTQHVNKQEVSQQPGISVEERRQESVPVLLTMHQVHPQARLNPHEDYKLKDTSPRLGERWWMGGRGRGWMSGDRYASTYDLVEQMYYLYVRVVKGKDFPTDPVSVSCNPYVEVKLGNYKGTTKHFEKKTNPEWNQVFAFSKERIQSSMLEVYVKEKETVGRDDWLGKVVFDLNEVPTRVPPDSPLAPQWYRLEDRRGNGKGRGEIMLAVWMGTQADEAFPEAWHSDAASVHGEGVFNIRSKVYVSPKLWYLRVNVIEAQDIQPNDRSRLPEAFVRAQVGNQVLKTKICPSSTRNLLWNEDLVFVASEPFEEQLVLTIEDRVQQTKDEVIGKITLSLNEFERRLDHRPVHSRWFNLEKHGFGILEGDKNKELKFSSRIHLRVCLEGGYHVLDESTMYISDQRPTARQLWKQPIGILEVGILSGQALLPMKMKDGRGTTDAYCVAKYGQKWVRTRTIIDSFNPKWNEQYTWEVYDACTVITLGVFDNCHLGGNEKPASGGPARDSRIGKVRIRLSTLETDRIYTHSYPLLVLHPSGVKKMGELQLAIRFTCLSLVNMIHLYGHPPLPKMHYLHPFTVNQLDSLRYQAMNIVAVRLGRAEPPLRKEVVEYMLDVDSHMWSMRRSKANFFRIMSLLAGMIAIGRWFGDVCHWKNPITSVLVHILFTILIWYPELILPTVFLYMFLIGIWNYRFRPRHPPHMDTKLSWAEAVHPDELDEEFDTFPTSKTHDLVRMRYDRLRSVAGRIQTVVGDMATQGERFQSLLSWRDPRATSVFIVFCLFTAVVLYVTPFRVVALIVGIYMLRHPRFRSKLPSVPSNFFKRLPARTDSMI from the coding sequence ATGAAGCTGGTGGTAGAAGTCGTGGACGCCCATGATCTAATGCCCAAGGACGGTGAAGGATCATCTAGTCCATTCGTTGAAGTTGACTTCGATAACCAACGCAGCAGGACCAAGACCGTGCATAAAAACCTCAACCCCACCTGGAACCAGACGCTTTCCTTCCGGCTTGATGACCCCAAGAGCCTGAACAACCGCACCATTGAGGTGTGCATCTACAACGAGCGGAGGACATTCCCCACCCGCAATTTCCTTGGGAAGGTAAGGATCCATGGCTCCAATATAGTtagagaaggagaggaagtcTTACAAAGATTCCCATTAGAAAAGAAGTGGTTTTTCTCATCTGTGAAGGGTGAGATCGGCCTGAAAATTCACATTTCAACCAAACCCATATCCGCACTTCCACCTGTTTCTGATAAttctactgctgctgctactgataTTGTTACTAATACTACTACTATCAGTGCCAATAAAACCGCTGCCACTGCTGTTGACAATAACAGCACTGATACTGGTGTTGTTGCTGACGCTACTACTGCGACGGCTGCACCAGCTCTTCCTGATACCACAACTGCTAGTGCTGCACCTGCTGTTGCTGATACTCTCACTTCTGTTGCTGCTGCTGACAAAACTACCGCCTCCACTCCACCTAAAGAAGCAGTGAAGATCAAGGAACCCGTGGAAGTGAAGATTGAGACGACCCAACACGTAAACAAACAAGAAGTTTCTCAGCAGCCGGGGATATCAGTGGAGGAGAGACGGCAAGAAAGTGTGCCAGTGCTGCTAACCATGCACCAGGTCCATCCACAAGCCCGTCTCAATCCCCATGAGGATTACAAGCTGAAAGACACCAGCCCACGGCTTGGTGAGCGATGGTGGATGGGAGGCCGAGGCAGAGGGTGGATGAGTGGAGACAGATATGCCAGCACGTACGACCTTGTCGAACAGATGTACTACCTATATGTAAGGGTGGTCAAGGGGAAAGATTTCCCCACCGACCCCGTTAGCGTAAGCTGCAACCCGTATGTGGAGGTGAAGCTGGGGAACTATAAGGGCACGACGAAGCACTTCGAGAAGAAGACCAATCCTGAGTGGAACCAGGTGTTTGCATTCTCAAAAGAGAGGATTCAGTCGTCGATGTTGGAGGTTTATGTCAAGGAAAAGGAGACAGTGGGGAGGGACGACTGGCTCGGGAAGGTAGTGTTCGACCTGAATGAGGTGCCAACTCGGGTGCCGCCTGACAGCCCGTTGGCGCCTCAGTGGTACAGGTTGGAGGACCGGCGAGGCAATGGAAAGGGGAGAGGAGAGATCATGCTTGCTGTTTGGATGGGGACGCAGGCCGACGAGGCCTTCCCAGAAGCCTGGCACTCGGATGCTGCCTCAGTTCATGGGGAGGGTGTGTTCAACATCCGATCAAAGGTCTACGTCTCACCAAAACTCTGGTACCTCAGGGTGAATGTGATCGAGGCCCAGGACATACAGCCAAATGACAGGAGCCGGCTTCCAGAGGCGTTCGTGAGAGCCCAAGTTGGCAATCAGGTCCTCAAGACAAAAATCTGCCCGAGTAGCACCAGAAACCTGCTCTGGAACGAGGACCTGGTTTTCGTAGCATCTGAGCCCTTTGAAGAGCAGTTGGTTCTTACAATTGAGGACCGAGTGCAGCAGACAAAAGACGAGGTGATCGGGAAGATCACACTGTCACTCAACGAATTTGAAAGGCGACTGGATCACAGGCCCGTCCATTCCCGCTGGTTCAACCTTGAGAAGCACGGGTTCGGTATCCTGGAAGGTGACAAAAACAAGGAGCTAAAATTCTCAAGCAGGATTCACTTAAGAGTGTGCCTTGAGGGAGGTTACCATGTGCTTGACGAGTCGACCATGTATATAAGTGACCAGCGTCCCACTGCAAGGCAGCTCTGGAAGCAGCCGATAGGCATACTGGAAGTGGGAATTTTGAGTGGGCAAGCGCTGCTGCCCATGAAAATGAAGGATGGAAGAGGCACCACCGATGCTTACTGTGTTGCTAAGTATGGACAGAAGTGGGTGCGGACAAGGACCATAATCGACAGCTTCAATCCCAAATGGAATGAGCAATACACATGGGAGGTTTACGACGCGTGCACGGTAATCACACTGGGAGTTTTTGATAACTGTCACTTGGGCGGCAATGAAAAGCCAGCCAGTGGTGGCCCGGCTAGAGACTCAAGGATCGGAAAGGTAAGGATCCGGCTATCTACCCTGGAAACAGATCGGATTTACACACATTCCTACCCTCTCCTTGTTCTACACCCATCTGGGGTGAAGAAGATGGGGGAGCTTCAGCTAGCAATTCGTTTCACTTGCTTGTCACTGGTTAACATGATACATTTGTACGGTCATCCACCGCTCCCAAAGATGCATTATCTCCATCCCTTCACCGTCAATCAATTAGACAGCCTGCGATACCAGGCCATGAACATAGTAGCAGTGAGGCTTGGAAGGGCTGAACCGCCGCTTAGGAAGGAGGTTGTGGAGTACATGCTTGATGTGGATTCTCATATGTGGAGCATGAGAAGAAGCAAAGCAAACTTCTTCAGGATCATGTCCCTGCTTGCAGGGATGATTGCAATTGGCCGATGGTTTGGTGATGTTTGTCACTGGAAGAACCCGATCACATCCGTGTTGGTTCACATCCTGTTCACGATCCTGATCTGGTACCCGGAACTTATACTTCCAACTGTATTCCTCTACATGTTCCTCATTGGAATATGGAACTACAGGTTCAGGCCAAGGCACCCACCTCACATGGACACGAAACTCTCATGGGCTGAGGCAGTCCACCCAGATGAGCTGGACGAGGAGTTCGACACATTCCCAACATCTAAGACCCATGACTTGGTTCGAATGAGGTATGATCGGCTAAGGAGCGTGGCGGGCAGGATACAGACCGTGGTGGGAGACATGGCGACGCAAGGGGAGAGATTCCAGTCCCTGCTCAGCTGGAGAGACCCTAGAGCTACTAGTGTCTTCATAGTCTTCTGCCTGTTTACTGCAGTGGTGCTGTATGTTACACCCTTCAGGGTGGTGGCTCTGATTGTTGGCATATACATGCTCCGCCACCCCAGATTCCGGAGCAAGCTGCCTTCGGTGCCCAGCAATTTCTTCAAGAGATTACCAGCTCGCACTGACAGCATGATTTGA